In the genome of Tsukamurella tyrosinosolvens, one region contains:
- a CDS encoding SDR family NAD(P)-dependent oxidoreductase has protein sequence MSLSRSVRDLMQRRSLLPDSIDAALAGKGRTVRGLRIVVTGASAGIGREAALQLAARGAHVIAVARREEELEELTALTGGEYRVCDLTDTDSIDGLLTSLGEVDVLINNAGHSIRRTIADSTERFHDYQRTMNLNYFSAVQLSLGVLPGMIERGRGQIVNVCTWGLLANTFPKFSAYAASKSALAIFGRSLNAERPHPGVHATNVYFPLVRTEMIAPTAEYSGASALEPDEAGRWLVRAVTHQPVEVSPAALRALLPVVDLLSPATSDRTISSLT, from the coding sequence ATGTCCCTGTCCCGTTCCGTGCGCGACCTCATGCAGCGCCGCAGCCTGCTCCCCGACTCGATCGACGCCGCGCTCGCCGGGAAGGGGCGGACGGTGCGCGGCCTGCGGATCGTCGTGACCGGGGCGTCGGCGGGCATCGGCCGCGAGGCGGCGCTCCAACTGGCCGCTCGCGGCGCCCACGTGATCGCGGTGGCCCGGCGCGAGGAGGAGCTCGAGGAACTCACCGCGCTCACCGGCGGCGAGTACCGCGTGTGCGACCTCACCGACACCGACTCGATCGACGGGCTGCTCACGAGCCTGGGCGAGGTCGACGTGCTGATCAACAACGCCGGCCACTCCATCCGGCGGACGATCGCCGATTCCACCGAGCGCTTCCACGACTACCAGCGCACGATGAATCTCAACTACTTCTCCGCCGTCCAGCTCTCGCTCGGCGTGCTGCCGGGGATGATCGAGCGCGGCCGCGGGCAGATCGTCAACGTCTGCACGTGGGGCCTGCTCGCCAACACCTTCCCCAAGTTCTCCGCCTACGCGGCGTCCAAGAGCGCGCTCGCGATCTTCGGGCGCAGCCTGAACGCGGAGCGCCCGCACCCGGGCGTGCACGCCACGAACGTCTACTTCCCGCTGGTCCGCACCGAGATGATCGCGCCCACGGCCGAGTACTCCGGCGCCTCGGCGCTCGAGCCCGACGAGGCGGGCCGCTGGCTCGTCCGCGCGGTCACGCACCAGCCCGTGGAGGTCTCGCCCGCGGCGCTGCGTGCCCTGCTGCCCGTCGTCGATCTCCTCTCCCCCGCGACCTCGGACCGGACGATCTCGTCGCTGACCTGA